The Spirochaetota bacterium sequence CGCGCGGCGCTCGACGAATCCTACGTCATCAACGTGTTCGGTACCGATTACGATACGCCGGACGGGACGTGCGTGCGCGACTACATACACGTGAACGACCTCGCCGATGCGCACGTGCGCGCGCTGGAAAAACTTCTCGCGGAAGGGAAAACCTCGGTTTACAACCTCGGGAACGGAAGCGGCTTCTCCGTGCGCGAGGTCGTGGAATCGGTGCGGCGCGTTACGGGGCGGAAAATCAGTGCCATGGACGGGCCGCGCCGTCCGGGCGACCCTGCCGCGCTCATCGCCTCCTCGGAAAGGGCGGCGAGGGATCTCGGGTGGAAGCCGCGTTATGCGGAACTCGATGTGATCGTGGAGACCGCGTGGCGCTGGGAATCGCAGCGCCGGCGCAAGGGATACTAGGAGCCGTTCCGGAAGCCGCGACCCGCGCGCGGCGGACCCGTCAACTATACATTTTCCTCATCCCGAAAATGTTGACCGATGAGTATGCAATGTTTAGTATTGTTGCATGATAATAAACCAGCATATTTTGTTGACAAATGGTATCGCTCAATAAAACTGTCGCCACCGAGAATTCGGAGCACAGCGGGAAAAGGTGACGGCACAATGCGGGATCTGAGCAGACTTTTCTATCCCAGGGCGATTGCGGTGGTAGGCGCGAGCGACAGCATGTTCAAGTGGGGCTCGTACATATTCACCAACCTGCTCGCCGCGGGTTTCAAGGGTGAAGTCTATCCCGTGACCCTCACGAGGGACAGCGTGTACGGCCGGAAGGCATACAAGTCGCTCATGGATATCCCCGGGGAAGTGGACCTCGTGTTCAATACGACCCCCGCAAACAAGGTCATGAATGTGCTCCGCGATTGCTCGGCGAAAGGCGTGCGAAACATCGTCATGATCACCTCGGGATTCAGTGAGACCGGCGAAGAAGGCAAGCGTCTCGAAGAGGAAATGGTCGCGTATGCGCACGCGCATGAAATGAATATCGTCGGCCCCAACACGATGGGGATGGTGAATACGGCCTGCTCGATCTACGCCACGGGTTCGCTTGTAAAACCCGTACGGGGCGGAATATCCATCGTCGCCCAGAGCGGAAACGTCGGCAACCAAGTGATGGAGTGGGCCGAACAGCAGAATATCGGAATAGGCAAGTTCGTGGGCTCGGGCAACGAGGGGGTGCTCATGTGCGAGGACTACCTTGAATACCTGAGCGAGGATGACGATACCAATGTGATCCTCATGTATCTCGAGGGGATCGACAACGGGCGGCGTTTCATGGAGATTGCGAAGCGCACGACTATGAAAAAGCCCGTGATCGCATTGAAGGCCGGCCGCACCGTCGGGGGCGCACGGGCCGCGGCCTCGCACACCGGTGCGATGGCGGGGACCTACGCCACGTACGCAAGCGCGCTTAAGCAAAGCGGGGTGATTCTCACCACGGCGCCCACCCAGATGCTCACGCTTTCCGCGGCATTCGATGCGCTGCCCCTTCCCCGGGGGAACCGTGTGGGTGTCGTGACGCTCGGGGGCGGCTGGGGCGTTATCACCGCGGACGAGTGTGAGGAACAGGGTCTCGCCCTGCCGCCGCTTCCCGACGACGTGTTCGCGAAGCTCGATTCCATGCTCCCGCCGTTCTGGAGCAAGGGGAACCCCGTAGACCTGGTGGGCCAGCCGGATCCGGTCCTCTTTTCCGAATCGCTCCGGCTCATGGTGTCGAGCGACGCATTTGACGCGGTGATCATTCTGGGCGTGATCGGCGCGACGAAGTTCGTGGTGCGCGTGAACCAGATGGTCCTGGACCTTGGGTACGGATCGCAGCAGGAGGTCGACGGTCTCAGCGCCGTATTCAGGAAGAAACAGTTCGATTTTCTCGATACGATAATCGGTTTCATGGAACAATACGAAAAACCGATCTACCCGGTCGCGCTCGTGACGTCGCCGGAAGACAAAATGCTTTACAGCAGGAACGGCGGGAAGTACAAGGTCGCCGTGTACAAGACGCCGGAGGAAGCGGTGTTCTGTCTCGCGCACCAGTATGAATATTCAAGGTACCTCAGGCAAAGGAGCTGATCATATGAAGGAACTTCTGAAAAATGCCGTCGGGAAGGGACAAAAAGCGCTCTCCGAATACGACTCCGCGCGGGTTATCGCGTCCGCGGGTGTAGCAGTGACGAAATATATGCTCGCGAAGACGAGGGACCAGGCCGTATCCTTCGCACGCGAGATGGGATTTCCCGTGGTGCTCAAGGGCTGCTCGGACAAGGTGACCCACAAGACGGAGATGGGCATGGTGAAACTCAAGCTGAAGAGCGACCAGGAGGTCGCCGCCGCCTACGACGAGCTCACCGGCAAGGGAGTGATCCTTGACGGCGTACTCGTGCAGGAATGGATCGAGGGCGACAAGCGCGAGTTCGTGATAGGGCTTACACGCGACCCGCAGTTCGGTCCCTGCGTCATGTTCGGCCTGGGGGGTATTTTTACCGAGGTGCTCAAGGACGTAAGCTTCCGCGTCGCCCCGCTCACCGAGCTCGACGCGGCGGAGATGATCGAGGAGATCCGCACACGCAAGATGCTGGACGAGTTCCGCGGGAGCCCCGCGGTGGAGCGCGCTGCGCTCGTGAAGGCGCTTATCGGGATAGGCAACCTGGGCCTGGAATACGATGAAATCAGGGAGATCGATATCAACCCGATGGTGATAAACGGGGACAAGCCGGTCGCCGTCGACGCCCTGGTAATCCTGAACAGCAAGTAGTCCCGATCGGCGCGCCAACCGTGTCCCGGCTCCCCTCTCCTCGAAAGTTAAAAAACGCCTCCCATACCCCCCAGCGGAGGCAACAATATCTGCCAATGGTAGAAAAAGCATATTCTGCCGTTTGCTGAAGTCCCTCTCCGGGGGATTGAGGGGCCTCATGAGGCAGTTTTTGTGATATGGGTAATGATCAACCCTCCAGCCGGAGCGCTCTTTCCACTTTGTACCCTGCATTTCCAGTTTATTACTTGTAATTCCCGCCGGTATGGATTACCTTTTCCGAATTGTCTTTCAGGCCGGCATGCCGTTACCTGCGGGCCCCGGGAACCATCTGAGACGAACAGGGAGTGAAGAATGAATCCGAAACACAAGAAAGTGGGGATCCTCTTTTCCGGGGGACCCGCCCCGAGTGCGAATACCGTCATATCCTCGACGACGCTTAATTTCCTTGACGACAATATCCCCGTGATCGGAATTTTCAGGGGCTATGAGTTCATCCAGGATTTCAATATCAATTATCCCAAGCTTCGCAAGGGCGTACACTACGAGGAGCTCAATTACAATATCACCCAGGTAAGGAACGAACGGGGGATATATCTGCGCACCTCCCGTGCGAACCCCGGGAAAAACATAAGGGCCATGGAGGATATTTCCAACCCGGAAAAAAACGCCCAGTTGCGCAATATTCTCGATGCGCTGGATCACCTTAACGTGGGCGCCCTCATCTCGATCGGCGGAGACGACACGCTCAAAACGGCGAATTTCCTGTACCTCATGGGATTTCCCCTCATCCATATCCCGAAGACGATCGACAACGACTATTACGGAATTCCCTGGACCTTCGGATACTGGACGGCCGTCAACTCGGCGCAGATCGAGATGCTCAACATAAAGGCGGACGCGCAGGCGACCGACAGCTTTTTCATCGTCGAGCTCATGGGAAGAAAGGCGGGCTGGCTCACCTACGCCGCCGGAATCGCGGCCGAGGCGATAATGATGATCGGACTCGAGGATATCGACGACGACGAGCTCGACCTTGAAGCGCTGGCGGAGCGCATCGCCGATACGATGATCGCCCGGGAGAACAACCGCCGCCCGTACGGCGTGATCGCGGTCGCGGAGGGGCTCGCCGACAAGCTGCCGGACAAGCTCAAGCCCCATGAGACCGACAAGCACGGGAACATCCTCTTCCGCGAGGCGAACATTTCGCGCCTGCTCGCCGATGCGGCGAAGCGCGTGTACCGCGAAAAGACCGGGCTCGACATCAAGCTCATCCCGAAGCAGATCGGCTACGAGACGCGCAGTGCGGCCCCCATCAGCTTCGACGTCGTGCTCGGCAGCATGCTCGGCTACGGCGCGTACAAGTTCTACAGGGATAACAATTTCGGCGTCATGGTTTCTGTAACGGACAATTTCGACCTGAAGGCCGTCCCCTTCAGCGAACTCATCGATCACGACACGCTCAAGACCAAGCTCAGGGATGTGCCGCGCGGAAGCGATTTTTTCTCGCTCAAGGAAAAGTTATCATTCAGAAAATACTGGGAATAGGGGAACGGATGAAAAAATATTTTCGCGGACTGTACGCGATTCCGGTCGCGTGCATTCTCTTCGGCTGCGGAGGGTCCTCCGGCGACCGGCCCAGGGACGTGCTCGACGCGATGCAGAAAATATTTTCCTCGGATGATTTCAGCGGCGCGAAGAAATTTTACACGAAGGGAACCCGGAGCGCCTTCGACGATCTCGATAAGCTGAATCCGCGTTCCCGGAAAGAAGAGGCGATCCCCGACGGCCGATTCGCGAAGGGCGCGCGATGGGAATTGCTGGACGAATCGATCCAGGGGGACAGCGCGAAGGTGCGCATCAAATATACGAAACACCCCGTGGAAAACAACAAGGGCCTCGAGGTTTCATTCAATATGAAAAAAGAGGATGACGGCTGGAAGATCGACATGGAGAAGGAAATCAGGGAAACCATTTCGCTCATTAAAAAAATGAAGAAGTAGGCTCACTGCCCGGCCTGTTTTCCCCGGATCTCTTCGATATCGAC is a genomic window containing:
- a CDS encoding carboxylate--amine ligase, producing MKELLKNAVGKGQKALSEYDSARVIASAGVAVTKYMLAKTRDQAVSFAREMGFPVVLKGCSDKVTHKTEMGMVKLKLKSDQEVAAAYDELTGKGVILDGVLVQEWIEGDKREFVIGLTRDPQFGPCVMFGLGGIFTEVLKDVSFRVAPLTELDAAEMIEEIRTRKMLDEFRGSPAVERAALVKALIGIGNLGLEYDEIREIDINPMVINGDKPVAVDALVILNSK
- a CDS encoding 6-phosphofructokinase, coding for MNPKHKKVGILFSGGPAPSANTVISSTTLNFLDDNIPVIGIFRGYEFIQDFNINYPKLRKGVHYEELNYNITQVRNERGIYLRTSRANPGKNIRAMEDISNPEKNAQLRNILDALDHLNVGALISIGGDDTLKTANFLYLMGFPLIHIPKTIDNDYYGIPWTFGYWTAVNSAQIEMLNIKADAQATDSFFIVELMGRKAGWLTYAAGIAAEAIMMIGLEDIDDDELDLEALAERIADTMIARENNRRPYGVIAVAEGLADKLPDKLKPHETDKHGNILFREANISRLLADAAKRVYREKTGLDIKLIPKQIGYETRSAAPISFDVVLGSMLGYGAYKFYRDNNFGVMVSVTDNFDLKAVPFSELIDHDTLKTKLRDVPRGSDFFSLKEKLSFRKYWE